In one window of Cytophagaceae bacterium ABcell3 DNA:
- the gyrA gene encoding DNA gyrase subunit A: protein MAENDNIIPINIEDEMRSAYIDYSMSVIVSRALPDVRDGLKPVHRRVLYGMSELGVNYNKPYKKSARIVGEVLGKYHPHGDSSVYDTMVRMAQEWSLRYPMVDGQGNFGSIDGDSPAAMRYTEARLKRIAEEMLSDINKDTVDFSPNFDDSLEEPSVLPGKVPNLLINGTSGIAVGMATNMAPHNLTEVVNGIIAYIENNEITIPELMEHIQGPDFPTGGTIYGVQGINSAYETGRGRVVMRANAVFETTSTGKEQIIVTEIPYMVNKASMIEKTAQLINEKRLEGISDLRDESDRDGLRVVYDLKKDAVPGIVLNNLYKYTQLQSSFGVNNVALVKGRPQTLNLKDMIHYFVEHRHEVVTRRTEYELKEAEKRAHILQGYLIALDNLDEVIALIRNSRDPETAREGLISNFELSEIQARAILDMRLQRLTGMERDKIVKEYEEVMALIGRLKEILAKKELRMQIIKDELTEMKDRYGDKRRTQIEHSSDEISIEDILADEEMLITISHEGYIKRTPLTEYKAQSRGGVGSRGVVTKDNDFTEHLFMATTHNYLLIFTDAGKVYWLRVYEVPEGSKVSKGRALQNLINIEKHEKVQAVINVKNLHDQDYINNTFLVMCTEKGTIKKTSLEAYSRPRSNGINAITINEGDKLLDVRLTTGSDDLVIALRSGRAIRFNEEHVRPMGRTAAGVRGVTLQDEHDRVVGIVHISNTETNLLVVSEKGYGKRSDINDYRITNRGGKGVKTINLTEKTGPLVTIKDVTDQDDLMIINRSGIVIRLRVSDLRVMGRATQGVRLIKLNKKDEICSVAKIERIEDDEDDAPIDPNVVIDGSESDDDE from the coding sequence ATGGCTGAGAACGACAATATTATTCCGATCAACATTGAGGATGAAATGCGAAGTGCTTACATAGACTATTCTATGTCGGTAATCGTATCCCGGGCACTACCCGATGTGAGAGATGGGCTCAAGCCCGTACACAGAAGGGTCTTGTATGGAATGTCCGAACTCGGAGTAAATTATAACAAACCTTATAAAAAATCAGCAAGAATAGTGGGAGAGGTACTTGGTAAGTATCACCCCCATGGCGATAGTTCTGTGTATGACACCATGGTACGTATGGCCCAAGAGTGGTCTTTGCGATATCCGATGGTAGACGGGCAGGGAAACTTTGGTTCGATAGACGGGGACTCTCCGGCTGCCATGCGTTATACCGAAGCCAGGCTAAAAAGGATTGCTGAGGAAATGCTTTCTGATATCAACAAAGACACTGTTGATTTCAGCCCTAACTTCGACGACTCATTAGAGGAGCCTTCTGTACTTCCTGGAAAAGTTCCAAACTTACTTATCAACGGAACCTCTGGTATTGCGGTGGGTATGGCTACGAATATGGCGCCACACAACCTTACTGAGGTGGTCAATGGTATTATTGCTTACATTGAAAACAATGAAATCACCATACCAGAACTCATGGAGCACATCCAAGGACCAGACTTTCCGACGGGTGGTACCATTTATGGAGTACAAGGAATAAACTCTGCATATGAAACAGGTAGGGGACGTGTAGTAATGCGGGCGAATGCGGTTTTTGAAACAACCTCAACAGGCAAAGAGCAGATCATTGTTACTGAAATTCCTTATATGGTCAATAAGGCATCAATGATTGAGAAAACTGCTCAACTGATCAACGAGAAAAGGTTAGAGGGCATTTCTGATTTAAGAGACGAATCTGATAGGGACGGGCTTCGTGTCGTTTATGACCTTAAAAAAGATGCGGTACCAGGCATTGTATTAAATAACCTTTATAAATATACACAGCTTCAATCTTCTTTTGGGGTAAACAATGTGGCCTTAGTTAAAGGCAGACCACAGACACTAAACCTAAAAGACATGATCCACTATTTTGTGGAACATCGTCATGAGGTAGTGACCAGGAGAACTGAATATGAGCTAAAAGAGGCTGAAAAAAGGGCGCATATCTTGCAAGGATACCTTATTGCTCTTGATAACCTTGACGAGGTGATCGCCTTAATACGTAACTCTCGCGACCCAGAAACTGCTAGGGAAGGTCTTATCAGCAACTTTGAACTTTCGGAAATCCAAGCCCGTGCCATTCTGGATATGAGACTTCAGAGGCTTACTGGCATGGAGCGCGATAAAATCGTTAAGGAATACGAAGAAGTAATGGCACTCATTGGCCGTTTAAAAGAAATTCTAGCAAAGAAAGAGCTTCGTATGCAGATCATCAAAGACGAGCTTACAGAAATGAAAGATCGTTATGGTGACAAAAGAAGGACTCAAATAGAACATTCTTCAGATGAGATCTCTATAGAAGACATTTTAGCAGACGAAGAAATGCTCATTACCATTTCTCATGAAGGATATATTAAAAGAACACCACTAACTGAATATAAGGCCCAAAGTAGGGGTGGCGTGGGTTCTAGAGGCGTTGTTACTAAAGACAACGACTTTACGGAGCACCTGTTTATGGCTACAACCCACAATTACCTGCTAATATTTACAGATGCAGGAAAAGTATACTGGTTGAGGGTTTACGAGGTTCCTGAAGGTAGTAAAGTTTCTAAAGGCAGAGCGCTTCAAAACCTTATAAATATTGAAAAGCACGAGAAGGTACAAGCTGTTATCAATGTTAAAAATCTACACGACCAGGATTATATCAACAATACTTTCCTGGTTATGTGTACTGAAAAAGGTACCATTAAGAAAACTAGCCTTGAGGCATACTCTCGTCCTCGCTCTAATGGTATAAATGCCATTACCATCAATGAAGGGGATAAGTTACTGGATGTGCGCCTAACTACAGGAAGCGATGACCTGGTAATAGCGTTACGTTCTGGTAGGGCTATCAGGTTTAACGAAGAACACGTTAGGCCAATGGGAAGAACCGCTGCAGGTGTCCGCGGTGTAACCCTTCAAGATGAACATGATAGAGTAGTTGGTATAGTTCATATTAGTAATACTGAAACGAACCTGCTGGTCGTATCTGAAAAAGGATATGGAAAACGATCTGATATAAATGACTATAGGATCACCAACAGAGGTGGAAAGGGTGTTAAAACAATTAACCTAACTGAGAAAACCGGTCCACTTGTTACCATAAAAGATGTAACAGACCAAGACGACCTGATGATTATCAACAGGTCAGGTATTGTTATCCGTCTCAGGGTTTCAGACTTGAGAGTTATGGGACGTGCTACACAAGGTGTGCGGTTGATCAAGTTGAACAAGAAAGATGAAATCTGCTCGGTTGCAAAAATTGAGCGGATAGAAGACGATGAAGATGATGCGCCTATAGATCCAAATGTAGTCATTGACGGTAGCGAAAGCGATGACGATGAATAA